In Brassica rapa cultivar Chiifu-401-42 chromosome A06, CAAS_Brap_v3.01, whole genome shotgun sequence, a single window of DNA contains:
- the LOC103848088 gene encoding uncharacterized protein LOC103848088, translating into MKNIGSYKFKGGSDPIEADKWMTMMNKNFEAMECPDEYKKKIDVYYLEEAKHRLERQFMNLVQGDMPLRSYESEFTRLRRHVFDGREDEATMICNFMYGLKPELGSRLAGSNFSSLSDLVEKAVNVETVLEAEGKTIPHSGGHTKFSQGEIPNFNKGPRSKKGKGQRFGGQTNYRSNTGVCYICDQPGHISKVCPNRQRSNQQGSPSLRMEDVTCFFCGRNGHYASSCPNKPIPATPLAIRAPPNRPAIEPAPKKQNLGGRVYALGVENPDNVGPSSGPITGTIHVSGKPTHVLFDSGATHSFATPIVAAQFWDCFVVDRVNVAVLTPRIPNPSSKSVYQECYIGHSRQRVCGRSVSCAVERVRSNPWNGLVIELWSSNRLWKGKAVVGRGKRPEMVYYGISPSMTVSLVAAIRVQDLFQDEEVYLVTLSVSGGATSDEVKVEEIEVVQEFEDVFAPLKELPPPRSNPFTIILEPEGKPIARAPYRMAHAELAELKKQLEDLLEKGFIRSSSSPWGAPVLFVKKKEGSMRLWYHQIPIAKSDIMKTAFRTKYGQYEFVVMPFGLTNAPATFMRLMNEVFHDYFDKFVIIFIDDILVYSRSKEEHNEHLRLVMKRLRNQKLFIKFSKCSFWKREIGFLGHIVSGEGVAADPEKFVKDNSSIAKPLTKLTSKGVPFLWVEETEKAFKKLKEALTTALVLALPEQGKPYTVYTDASRVGLGCVLMQDGRVIAYASRKLQKHEDNYSTHDLELTAVVFAL; encoded by the exons ATGAAGAACATTGGATCCTACAAGTTCAAAGGAGGATCCGATCCGATTGAGGCAGACAAGTGGATGACCATGATGAATAAGAATTTTGAAGCCATGGAGTGCCCGGATGAGTACAAGAAGAAGATCGATGTGTACTACTTGGAAG AAGCGAAGCATCGGTTAGAGCGCCAGTTCATGAACCTTGTTCAAGGAGATATGCCTTTAAGGAGTTATGAGTCGGAGTTCACAAGGTTGAGGCGACATGTTTTTGATGGCCGTGAAGATGAAGCAACTATGATCTGTAACTTTATGTACGGATTGAAACCGGAGCTTGGAAGTCGTTTAGCTGGAAGCAACTTTAGCAGCTTATCGGATCTGGTGGAAAAGGCTGTTAATGTTGAGACTGTATTGGAGGCTGAAGGGAAAACCATACCGCATTCTGGTGGACATACCAAGTTTAGCCAAGGAGAAATACCGAATTTCAACAAGGGTCCAAGGTCTAAGAAAGGCAAAGGGCAAAGATTCGGAGGCCAAACCAATTATCGCAGTAACACTGGAGTGTGTTACATATGTGATCAACCGGGACACATTTCTAAGGTTTGTCCCAACAGACAACGGAGTAACCAGCAAGGTTCTCCTTCGCTGAGGATGGAAGATGTTACTTGTTTCTTCTGTGGAAGGAATGGTCATTATGCATCGTCatgtccaaacaagccaatcccTGCAACCCCTCTCGCGATCCGAGCTCCTCCTAACCGTCCAGCCATTGAGCCAGcaccaaagaagcaaaacctaggAGGTAGAGTTTATGCCTTAGGTGTAGAAAACCCAGACAATGTAGGACCGTCAAGCGGTCCCATCACAG GAACCATACATGTTTCTGGTAAACCCACACATGTATTGTTCGACTCgggggcaacacatagttttgcgACCCCTATAGTAGCTGCCCAGTTTTGGGATTGTTTTGTGGTTGACAGGGTAAATGTGGCCGTCTTGACCCCCCGCATACCAAACCCTTCAAGCAAATCAGTGTATCAAGAATGTTACATTGGTCATTCAAGGCAAAGAGTTTGTGGCAGATCTGTTAGTTGTGCCGTTGAAAGGGTACGAAGTAATCCTTGGAATGGACTGGTTATCGAGCTATGGAGTTCAAATCGACTGTGGAAAGGGAAGGCTGTTGTTGGCAGAGGTAAACGACCAGAGATGGTATACTATGGAATCAGTCCTAGTATGACCGTGTCGCTGGTAGCAGCAATAAGGgtacaagatttgtttcaagaTGAGGAAGTGTATTTGGTAACTTTATCGGTTAGTGGAGGAGCCACTAGTGATGAAGTTAAGGTCGAAGAAATTGAAGTGGTCCAGGAGTTTGAGGATGTATTTGCGCCACTAAAGGAATTACCTCCACCTCGGAGTAATCCTTTTACCATTATTTTGGAGCCTGAAGGAAAACCTATAGCTAGGGCACCATATCGGATGGCACATGCGGAGTTGGCTGaactaaagaagcaattggaagatcTATTGGAAAAAGGATTCATCCGGTCGAGctcttcaccttggggagctcctgtgttatttgtgaagaagaaggagggAAGCATGAGGTTGT GGTATCACCAAATTCCTATTGCCAAGTCAGATATTATGAAGACGGCGTTTCGGACGAAATATGGGCAGTATGAGTTTGTagttatgccctttggtctcacaaaCGCACCTGCGACTTTCATGCGCTTgatgaatgaagtgtttcacGACTACTTTGATAAGTTTGTGATCATTTTCATTGACGACATCCTGGTGTATTCGAGAAGTAAGGAGGAGCACAACGAGCATTTAAGACTGGTTATGAAGAGGTTACGGAATCAGAAGCTATTTATCAAGTTCAGCAAGTGCTcgttttggaagagagagataggatttcTGGGTCACATAGTATCAGGAGAGGGCGTGGCTGCTGATCCAGAAAAG TTTGTTAAGGACAACTCCTCCATTGCAAAGCCTTTAACTAAACTTACCAGTAAAGGAGTTCCTTTTTTATGGGTGGAAGAAACCGAGAAGGCattcaagaagttgaaggaagCTCTCACGACCGCACTTGTGTTAGCTTTGCCCGAGCAAGGTAAACCTTACACGGTTTACACGGATGCTTCACGGGTTGGGTTAGGTTGTGTTCTTATGCAAGATGGGCGAGTCATCGCGTATGCCTCACGAAAACTACAAAAGCATGAGGACAACTACAGTACACATGACTTGGAGTTAACGGCCGTGGTGTTCGCTTTGTGA
- the LOC103848027 gene encoding uncharacterized protein LOC103848027, whose product MHISDVIGQVISLRDVQSVQVSGKDKKRVEFRLLETNGQSMACCLWGKYAEQLEEHLQKSNYPNMVCLIRFAKIGFYKGDVKVTNAFDASLIQFNPEFPETLALKLSCKSKALILKSKEGGILFSNEKPLFWCTSCHATVTSVAPKYKLHMFVKDDTSTCKLMMLDSVRKLIVGCEAEELWDGSYDEIEDPTYLPQPIRDLVGKSLCFGVTLSSENVANGSDVFLVSQVCSGDKILQIESNSDPMTHVMDGSSITSGGEVYVSEKNSQNSSEGTSTPFSKHKEKDQLDQNSTSKKICSKSVKMEKIKDD is encoded by the exons ATGCATATTTCAGATGTCATTGGTCAAGTGATCAGTCTTCGTGACGTCCAAAGTGTCCAGGTATCTGGGAAAGATAAGAAGAGAGTTGAATTCCGCTTGCTTGAAACCAA TGGTCAAAGCATGGCTTGTTGTTTGTGGGGCAAGTATGCAGAACAGCTTGAAGAGCATCTACAAAAGTCAAATTATCCTAATATGGTGTGCTTGATTCGATTTGCGAAAATTGGTTTTTACAAAG GAGATGTGAAAGTAACCAATGCATTTGATGCATCTCTTATCCAATTCAATCCTGAGTTTCCCGAAACTCTTGCTTTAAAGCTGAG TTGTAAGAGCAAAGCCTTAATACTCAAATCTAAGGAAGGTggaattttgttttcaaatgaGAAGCCATTGTTCTGGTGCACATCTTGTCATGCTACGGTCACGAGTGTAGCACCAAA GTACAAACTGCATATGTTTGTCAAAGATGACACAAGTACTTGCAAACTGATGATGCTTGATTCTGTTCGTAAACTCATTGTCGGATGTGAAGCTGAAGAACTTTGGGATGGCTCCTATGATGAA ATTGAAGATCCGACATATTTGCCTCAACCTATTCGAGATTTAGTTGGTAAATCTCTGTGTTTTGGTGTCACTCTTAGTTCTGAAAATGTTGCAAATGGATCAGATGTCTTTCTGGTTTCACAAGTTTGTTCTGGGGATAAGATTCTTCAGATCGAGTCAAATTCAGACCCCATGACTCATGTTATGGATGGTTCATCAATCACGTCTGGTGGAgag GTTTATGTGTCGGAAAAGAACAGTCAGAATTCATCTGAAGGAACCTCAACCCCATTCTCAAAGCACAAAGAAAAAGATCAACTTGATCAGAATTCGACTTCAAAGAAAATTTGTTCCAAGTCTGTCAAGATGGAGAAAATTAAAGATGATTAG
- the LOC117126083 gene encoding uncharacterized protein LOC117126083, whose protein sequence is MEFVADYDIRIRYHPVILEGQTSEPLGLQAVNQASLIQRIREEQLKDEKLLKIAEELRGQGRPNNAGYYLAEDGTLLINGRITVPKGQGLRDEILRIAHHSLLSIHPGSSKMYQDVRRYYHWSGMKRLTKVTHLLPMRDTDKVEELAELYVDQIVKLHGVPSDIVSDRDPRFTASFWEALQEGLGTKLFRSTAFHPETNGQTEKTIRTIEDMLRMCILDWAGTWEKHLPLVEFSYNNSHHSSIGVSPYEALYGRP, encoded by the exons atggagtttgtggcagaCTACGACATACGGATTCGCTACCATCCTG tcatTTTGGAAGGGCAGACAAGCGAGCCATTGGGACTTCAAGCGGTGAATCAGGCCAGCTTAATTCAGAGAATTCGAGAGGAACAACTTAAGGATGAGAAGCTATTGAAGATCGCTGAGGAACTCAGAGGACAAGGCAGGCCAAATAATGCGGGATACTACTTGGCAGAGGATGGAACCTTGCTAATTAATGGGAGGATCACGGTTCCTAAAGGACAAGGGCTGAGAGATGAGATACTAAGGATTGCACATCATTCTTTACTTAGTATCCATCCTGGAAGTTCGAAGATGTACCAAGACGTGAGAAGATACTATCATTGGTCGGGCATGAAGAG GTTAACCAAGGTTACACACTTGTTGCCTATGCGGGACACTGATAAAGTTGAAGAGTTGGCCGAGCTGTACGTCGACCAAATCGTGAAGTTACATGGTGTACCCTCAGACATCGTCTCAGATCGCGACCCTAGGTTCACGGCATCATTTTGGGAAGCACTACAAGAAGGCTTGGGAACTAAACTGTTCAGAAGCACGGCGTTCCATCCAGAAACAAATGGCCAAACGGAGAAAACCATTCGAACCATCGAGGACATGCTTCGGATGTGTATTCTCGATTGGGCAGGAACTTGGGAGAAGCATTTACCGTTGGTCGAGTTCTCGTATAACAACAGTCATCATTCAAGCATAGGGGTGTCTCCTTATGAAGCGTTGTACGGAAGGCCATGA
- the LOC103848028 gene encoding probable pectinesterase/pectinesterase inhibitor 32 produces the protein MIKLGGLVSSTFFLLLTLSLCSAQNDVFSSTGYVQIECLRVPPLEFAGAAKTAVDLVRKAGALVSKFDKKFGNSRMGHAILDCLDLLDSASEELSWIISASQNPNGKDNSTGDVASDLRTWISAALSNQDTCLDGFEGTNGIVKKVVAGGLSQVGKTIQNLLTMVHFSSKPKSMTNIAHKTTTAHSGFSKFPTWVRPGDRKLLQIDGLSTAADAVVAADGTGNFTTISEAVLAAPDYSTKRYVIHVKRGIYVENVEIKKKKWNIMMVGDGIDATVITGNRSFIDGWTTFRSATFAVSGRGFLARDITFQNTAGPEKHQAVAIRSDSDLGVFYRCAMRGYQDTLYAHTMRQFFRECIITGTVDFIFGDATAVFQDCQIKAKQGLPNQKNSITAQGRKDPNQPTGFMIQFCNITADTDLLPNLNTTATYLGRPWKLYSRTVFMQNYMSDVLKPEGWLEWNGNFALDTLYYAEYMNNGPGASIDLRVKWPGYHLLNTSADAINFTVAQFIQGNLWLPATGIKYTAGLAS, from the exons ATGATAAAGTTAGGAGGACTGGTTTCATCGACCTTTTTCCTCTTACTGACCCTCTCTCTGTGTTCTGCCCAAAATGATGTTTTTTCTTCTACAGGGTATGTTCAAATTGAGTGCTTGAGAGTACCGCCGTTGGAATTTGCCGGAGCGGCAAAAACCGCCGTCGACTTAGTCAGGAAAGCCGGAGCTTTAGTGTCGAAATTCGACAAGAAATTTGGGAACTCACGAATGGGCCATGCCATTCTTGATTGCCTTGATCTTCTTGATTCTGCCTCTGAAGAGCTTTCTTGGATCATATCTGCCTCTCAAAACCCCAACG GTAAAGACAATAGTACAGGAGATGTTGCTTCGGATCTAAGGACATGGATAAGCGCCGCCCTTTCTAACCAGGACACCTGTCTAGACGGCTTCGAGGGCACTAATGGAATTGTCAAAAAAGTTGTGGCCGGTGGTCTAAGCCAGGTCGGTAAAACCATCCAAAATCTACTAACAATGGTTCACTTTTCCTCCAAACCAAAATCTATGACCAATATAGCCCACAAGACAACCACCGCTCATAGTGGCTTCAGTAAGTTTCCCACTTGGGTTAGACCCGGTGATCGGAAGTTGCTACAGATTGATGGCTTATCAACGGCGGCCGATGCAGTTGTAGCAGCAGATGGGACAGGAAACTTTACAACAATAAGCGAAGCAGTGCTGGCCGCACCGGACTACAGTACAAAAAGATATGTGATACATGTGAAAAGAGGTATATATGTCGAGAATGTCGAgattaagaagaagaaatggaACATTATGATGGTCGGGGATGGCATTGATGCCACCGTGATCACGGGTAACCGAAGTTTCATTGACGGTTGGACTACGTTCCGTTCTGCTACTTTTG CTGTTAGCGGAAGAGGATTTCTCGCACGGGACATAACGTTTCAAAACACTGCAGGACCAGAGAAACATCAAGCGGTTGCAATCCGGTCAGACTCAGATCTCGGAGTTTTTTATCGATGTGCGATGAGAGGTTATCAAGACACTCTCTACGCCCACACAATGCGTCAATTCTTTAGAGAATGCATTATAACAGGCACTGTAGATTTCATCTTCGGCGACGCTACAGCTGTATTTCAAGACTGCCAAATCAAAGCAAAACAAGGCCTACCAAATCAGAAAAACAGCATCACGGCTCAAGGACGTAAGGATCCTAACCAGCCAACCGGATTCATGATCCAATTTTGTAACATAACAGCTGATACAGACCTACTTCCAAACTTAAATACCACTGCTACTTACCTGGGTCGGCCATGGAAACTATATTCTAGAACAGTGTTCATGCAAAACTACATGAGTGATGTGCTCAAGCCCGAAGGATGGCTCGAATGGAACGGCAATTTTGCGTTGGACACGTTGTACTATGCCGAATATATGAACAACGGACCGGGGGCTAGCATTGACCTTCGTGTTAAGTGGCCAGGGTACCATCTGTTGAATACTTCGGCAGACGCTATTAACTTTACGGTGGCACAGTTCATACAAGGAAACTTATGGTTGCCTGCAACTGGTATCAAATACACTGCTGGTCTAGCTTCGTAA